The following are from one region of the Coffea eugenioides isolate CCC68of chromosome 2, Ceug_1.0, whole genome shotgun sequence genome:
- the LOC113760263 gene encoding transcription factor bHLH52-like, whose translation MALSCYSNWGELEQYHDSEMTLQFAQPPAAELSPELLGFNHMNFAFSDPYLDPILESQDLVYSHNYTSLLPYFSSPSDENSNSLYSLVPEVFPELEYQPCHSAKRQKIFEGCYNNSEVLPSSFGSRFIPNPPLIQELSPPEILSPFSGSLASKPPVFCSGSTGEMTVKKASNGGTLSSQSIAARQRRRKITEKTQELGKLIPGGQKMNTAEMFQAASKYIKFLQAQVGILETLASVQENGKSLQNEELNPLLGSSLIQEKLYSMEMCLAPQKFVQSLAEDNGVELNTQALNDCKELIGTGC comes from the exons ATGGCTTTGAGCTGCTATTCCAACTGGGGAGAACTGGAACAATACCACGACTCAGAGATGACTCTGCAGTTTGCTCAACCACCAGCAGCAGAGCTGTCTCCTGAGCTTCTTGGCTTCAACCACATGAATTTTGCCTTTTCAGACCCTTATCTCGACCCTATTCTTGAATCCCAAGATTTAGTTTACTCACACAACTACACCTCTTTGCTTCCCTACTTTTCATCTCCATCTGATGAAAACTCCAATAGTTTATATTCCCTCGTCCCGGAAGTCTTTCCAGAACTCGAATACCAGCCTTGCCACAGTGCCAAACGCCAAAAGATTTTCGAGGGCTGCTACAATAACTCGGAGGTATTACCTTCAAGTTTTGGCAGCAGGTTCATTCCCAATCCACCATTGATTCAGGAGCTTTCGCCGCCCGAGATTCTGTCTCCATTTTCAGGAAGCTTAGCCAGTAAACCGCCAGTTTTTTGCAGTGGAAGTACAGGTGAGATGACTGTGAAGAAGGCTAGTAATGGAGGGACTTTGTCTTCTCAAAGCATAGCTGCTAGACAGAGGAGAAGGAAGATTACCGAGAAGACTCaagagcttgggaagcttattCCAGGTGGCCAGAAGATGAACACTGCTGAAATGTTCCAAGCTGCTTCAAAATATATCAAGTTCTTGCAGGCTCAAGTTGGAATTCTTGAAACCTTGGCTTCTGTTCAG GAAAATGGGAAATCTTTGCAGAACGAAGAACTTAATCCTCTTCTTGGATCTTCTTTGATCCAAGAGAAATTGTACTCAATGGAGATGTGTTTGGCTCCCCAAAAATTTGTTCAATCCCTTGCGGAGGATAATGGGGTTGAATTGAACACTCAGGCCTTGAATGACTGCAAAGAATTGATTGGGACTGGCTGCTAA